ACAACAGTTATCCTTAAATAAGTTAAGATTAACTTACGAAGAGATACAGTTAATAAAGAAAAAATTACATGCCTAATAAACAAAACATATTAATCATTGGTGCAGGACTTTGCGGAAGCTTACTAGCACTAAGACTTGGACAAAGAGGCTATAATGTTAACGTGTACGAGATGCGTCCCGACTTACGCAAAACTGACATATCTGCAGGTCGCTCTATCAATTTAGCATTTTCAGATAGAGGTAATAAAGCAATGAAATTAGTTGGTATAGAAAAACAAGTAGAAGCACTTTGTATACCAATGAATGGTCGAATGATTCATGATAAACAAGGTAACACGTTCTTATCCAATTATAGTGGTCGTGATCATGAATATATAAACTCGATATCAAGAGGTGGATTAAACGCTTTACTTTTAAATGAAGCCGAAAAACATGATAATGTTACCTTTCATTTTAATAAAAAATGCAAATCGGTAGATTTTGAAAAAACAACTGCTCTTTTTGAAGATTATACTTCTAAAGACAAATTTATTGAAGATGCAGATTGCATAATAGCAACAGATGGAGCTGGTTCTGCTTTACGCAAAAGTTATTATTTAGAGCGTAAATTTTTATTCAGTTTTTCTCAAAACTACTTAACACACGGTTATAAAGAGTTAAGCATATTACCAACAAAAACAGGAGATTACAAAACATACAAAAACGCCTTACACATATGGCCTAGAGGAGATTTTATGGTTATTGCACTACCAAATTTAGACGGTAGCTTTACTGTAACACTATTTTTAAGCTATGCTGAAGGTGAATATAATTTTAACAACTTAACTACTCCAGAAATTGTAACCGAGTTTTTTCAAAAAGAATTCCCAGATGCATTAGCTTTAATGCCTAATCTGGTGGAGGACTTTTTTGAAAACCCAACAGCTCCTTTAGGTACAGTAAAATGTTCTCCTTGGCACTATAAAGGCAACACCCTATTAATGGGAGATTCAGCACACGCAATAGTACCTTTTTACGGACAAGGCATGAATGCGTCTTTTGAAGATGTTGTCGAGTTTGACGCTGTATTAGATAAATTTGAAGGCGATTGGGAAACTGTTTTTACAGAATACGAAAAAACTAGAAAAAAAGACACAGATGCTATTGCAGATTTAGCTATAGATAATTTTCACGAAATGAAAGACCACGTTGGTCAAGCTATATTTCAAGAAAAACGAAAAATTGAACAAGCATTAGAAAAAGAATTCCCTAATGAGTATTCATCAAAATATAGCTTAGTCACTTTTAACGAGCATATTGGCTATCGCGAAGCAATGCTCAGAGGTCGTGCACAAGATAAAGCCATACTAAACCTTTTAGACGACGGAATAATTAAAACATCAGATAATCTAAAAGATATTTTGGAAAAAGTAAAAACACAAACAGAAGCAATTTTACAAGACGATAGAGTTGCAGGATTGAAGTAACTAAAAATTAGCAATTAGCAAAAATGAAAATAATTTAGGGCTTAAAAATAAACTAAGTAAATTATAAAGCCCTCAAATCAATTCAAAAGAATTGAAACATCAAGGCGAAGAATAGATGAAGAAAAGCTCCGAAAACAGGAGAACGCAGTTCGACGCGGAGTTTTCAAATCGGTTTCAGTTTGCAAAACTGAAAATTCCTTGGCTTGATCGTGATTTTTTGGTTCGTTTTGCATCAAGGCAAAATGAACAGAAAGAAAGAATAATGAGATCCTGAAACAAGTTCAGGATGACGTAAAAATATAAAATTAATGAACGAAGGAACTAAAGTAACACCAAGAGGAGCCTATCCACACGTAAAACAAGTTGGCGATTTCATTTTTGTTTCAGGAACAAGTTCTCGTAGAGCAGACAATACCATTGCTGGAGTCGATATTATCGACGAAATGGGAACTAAAAAACTAAACGCCTACACACAAACGCAAGAAGTTTTAAAAAACATAGACACTAACCTTAAAAAAGTTGGTGCCAGTTTAAAAGACGTTGTAGATGTGACTTCCTTTTTAGTAAACATGAATGACTTTGCAGATTATAATAAAGCTTACGCTGAATTTTTTGACAAACAAACAGGACCAACCAGAACAACAGTTGCTGTACATCAATTACCACATCCTGATTTAGTGGTTGAAATTAAAGTAATGGCTTATAAGAAACAATAAATGAAGATTCAAAACTACATTAACGGAGCATTCCATAATCCATTGCAAGACCTTTGGATAGACAATTACAATCCTAGTAATGGAGAAGTTTACGGACAAATTCCAAACTCGTCAAAAGAGGATGTAGAAAACGCATATATCGC
The genomic region above belongs to Olleya sp. Hel_I_94 and contains:
- a CDS encoding FAD-dependent oxidoreductase, encoding MPNKQNILIIGAGLCGSLLALRLGQRGYNVNVYEMRPDLRKTDISAGRSINLAFSDRGNKAMKLVGIEKQVEALCIPMNGRMIHDKQGNTFLSNYSGRDHEYINSISRGGLNALLLNEAEKHDNVTFHFNKKCKSVDFEKTTALFEDYTSKDKFIEDADCIIATDGAGSALRKSYYLERKFLFSFSQNYLTHGYKELSILPTKTGDYKTYKNALHIWPRGDFMVIALPNLDGSFTVTLFLSYAEGEYNFNNLTTPEIVTEFFQKEFPDALALMPNLVEDFFENPTAPLGTVKCSPWHYKGNTLLMGDSAHAIVPFYGQGMNASFEDVVEFDAVLDKFEGDWETVFTEYEKTRKKDTDAIADLAIDNFHEMKDHVGQAIFQEKRKIEQALEKEFPNEYSSKYSLVTFNEHIGYREAMLRGRAQDKAILNLLDDGIIKTSDNLKDILEKVKTQTEAILQDDRVAGLK
- a CDS encoding RidA family protein, translating into MNEGTKVTPRGAYPHVKQVGDFIFVSGTSSRRADNTIAGVDIIDEMGTKKLNAYTQTQEVLKNIDTNLKKVGASLKDVVDVTSFLVNMNDFADYNKAYAEFFDKQTGPTRTTVAVHQLPHPDLVVEIKVMAYKKQ